The sequence below is a genomic window from Falsibacillus pallidus.
ACCCTTGCTACATCATCATCCGTAATTTCACGGTTATCACTTGATACTGCAACGACACCATGGCATGGCTGCAAAGCTACATGGTTTCCTGCTACTCCGACGATGACCTTATCAATATTCATGCCTATCATTCTCTCAGCCTGTTCGACTGCCTTTTTAATAGAATGAACGGTTTCGTCTATATCGACGATTGAGCCTTTTCTGATTCCTTCAGAATGTACATTCCCAACACCGATAATATTTAGTGCATCATTAACCATTTCTCCAATAATGACTTTTACAGTGGATGTACCGATGTCAAGACTCACATATATTTCATTGCTGTTCACTCTATGGCACCTCCTTCAACAAATCTGCAACTTTTTCATATTTAGAACAACAAATTACAATTTTCACTTGATTTCAATATATCTTATATTGATATTCGTCAAAACTAAAATATTCCCTTTTAAAAAATCAACTTTTTTCTGATTTTTCTTGAGAATTCGCTGACCATTTACTGATCATGATTCTCCGGATGACTGCAATGTTCTGGAACAAACGCACTCCAAAGGCAAAAACAGCAGCTAAATACAAGTCTACACCAAGATGAACCCCTAGAAAAGCTAAACTTGCAGCCAGCAAAATGTTAAAAAAGAATCCAGAGACAAAAACTTTGTCATCATATATATTTTGCAAATGGGCCCTGATTCCTCCGAAGAGGGTATCCAGGGCTGCCAGGACCGCAATGGATAAATAATTCGAGTATTCATCAGGTATGCGGATATCAGTCAGCAGCCCCAATATAACACCTATGAGGAGCCCGAGTATCGGAAGCCACATTTTATTTCTCTCCTTTTTCTTTAACAGGCTCCATATAGCGAATCCTTAAAATATCTTGATAGGCAGGGATGCTAATATCCTTGTTCGGTTTTGAAATATTGACCCTTAAGTCATCTATGAAGAAATCATCTGCCGACTTGGAAACACTCATTCGATTATATAATTTTTGGGCAGTATCCCAATCCTTGGCGATTACTTTGACTTCAATGGGAACCGAATGTATGGCATATCCATTTACCTTTGTTTCACCATTGATGTCCCTTATGACAGAATTATTGATGATTCGCTGTCCATCGATTGATATGTATAAAGCATCGTACATATTCAGCTCATTGACCAGCCTTTTCAGCAAATCCGGCGAAACGGATTTAACCGTTTTACCCAAGAGCATTTCTTCGTATACCGGCTCAATGGTCAGTACGATCCCAGGACCTTCTGCTTCTGTCAACCCTGCTTCTTTCTTTAATTCGTCAAGCGTTTCGCGGAGGGCTTCTTCTTTGCTTCCTTTTTTCTTTGTTTCATACTTGTCCAGCTTTTCTTCGTTGGACCTGATTTCACTGATCAATTTGGATTGAGTTTCTTTTTCCTTTAACTGGGCTTCCCTTAACTCCCATATATCCCTTGTATCCCTGATTACAGGCTTTTTGACTGTCTGGAATTGGATGGCCAGCATAAATCCAATGATGATCGTGATGAAAGTAAAGCTGATTTTAATTTTTTTAGCCACTCCATTTCACCAAGCCTTCTCATAAAAACCATAATCATCTTCCCATCAGGAGCCTCTCAAGATAGGGTCCATGACTATTTCATCTTTTTTTTCCATTTTGAAAATGATGTTTTCATTTACTAATTGATCCTTTACCCCGCCTGTTATGCTCAATGCTGAAGAAAGGACTGCCGGATCCCCAATGGCACTGATAGTGAATGGAGCTGGATGCTGCACACCATCTACTGTAATAACCGGACCATTGCAGAGAATATAGGAATTATGCTGGAGCCTCTGTCCATTGACCGCAACAGCACTTGCTCCTGCAATATACAACTCATTGATTACATTGAAAACATGATGTTCATGCACAAGGTAATTATTAACGTTTTCCTCATCGGGATCATACTCGCCATCCTCTAGAGTGACTTCAACCCCTTTACCTTTTACTTTAACCATACCTAGATACATCCGGTATTTTTCTGCATCTTCAGCCAGATTGAAAAAGACTTGTTCTTCTTTAGATAGATCTTTTTCAACATCAAGCACCTTTGACTGCTTTTCAAACAGTTCATTTTGCAGTTTTCGATTGTCCTTCTGCTGTTGAATGATTTGATTCCGAAGCTGATCCTCCATCGCCCATTGACGGTCGGAGATTTTA
It includes:
- a CDS encoding DUF881 domain-containing protein → MKKKKIKGKQVVLSLVTLVLGFILAFSYSLANKEKAGNKISDRQWAMEDQLRNQIIQQQKDNRKLQNELFEKQSKVLDVEKDLSKEEQVFFNLAEDAEKYRMYLGMVKVKGKGVEVTLEDGEYDPDEENVNNYLVHEHHVFNVINELYIAGASAVAVNGQRLQHNSYILCNGPVITVDGVQHPAPFTISAIGDPAVLSSALSITGGVKDQLVNENIIFKMEKKDEIVMDPILRGS
- a CDS encoding small basic family protein, translating into MWLPILGLLIGVILGLLTDIRIPDEYSNYLSIAVLAALDTLFGGIRAHLQNIYDDKVFVSGFFFNILLAASLAFLGVHLGVDLYLAAVFAFGVRLFQNIAVIRRIMISKWSANSQEKSEKS
- a CDS encoding DUF881 domain-containing protein — its product is MLAIQFQTVKKPVIRDTRDIWELREAQLKEKETQSKLISEIRSNEEKLDKYETKKKGSKEEALRETLDELKKEAGLTEAEGPGIVLTIEPVYEEMLLGKTVKSVSPDLLKRLVNELNMYDALYISIDGQRIINNSVIRDINGETKVNGYAIHSVPIEVKVIAKDWDTAQKLYNRMSVSKSADDFFIDDLRVNISKPNKDISIPAYQDILRIRYMEPVKEKGEK